The DNA sequence GGACCTCCTCGCGTGGTACGAAGTTTGCCGGCCCGCGCCGAGCGTCGTCGCCATTCACGCAAGTATGCGATTGGAGAGCTTGAGCCCCACCTGAGTTTTTACTTCAGAGGCCCTGATGGTCGGCTCAACCTTCGAGCGCAAAACCTCTGGTTGTTCCTTCAGATTGGTGAGGGAGTCGATGAGGAGACGTGGCTCCACCATCTGCACAACGGCGATTACCGCTCCTGGTTCATTGAGGTGCTCAAGGATCAGGAACTTGCGGAGGAGACCCGGACGATCGCCGATCGCTTCGGCTCAGATGCGGCTGGAAGCCGATCGGCCATGCGAGACGTCATCACCCGGCATTACTTGCTGCCGACCTGAGCGAGAGCTGATCCCTGCGACGCCGCGATCCAATCGGTTGAGATCATTCCGAGCGCGACGAGGTACAGATCTTCGGGACAGGTCGGTTGGAACTCAAGTCGCAGGCGGATCTGGTCCGGCCGTTCCGGGATAGGCTCTCGGCCAACGACCCGCGCTCGTGCTCCACCGGAAACACTCGGGCCGACCACGCAGAACCAGGCGTCCATCGTCTCCGACGGGCCATCCGGGCAGATTACGGCCGCTCCTGTGCGGCTGATGTCGAGTAAGAGCGCGCCAAGGGTCTGGAAGACCTCACCGTCCCACCATCCCAACCAGACACGATCTTCGACGGCATCGAACCGTGTTGCCCGACGTCGGTCCATTCCGTTGTACGGATGATTGGGATCTGATCGACGGGTCTCTTCGTTAGTCAGTAGTCGAATCCCCATTGCTCCCACCCTTTCCTCTCAAACCGTTCCTGAGCCAATTGATGGCAGTTGTGCTGAAGCGAACCGAGGCGGTCCTCTCGACCTCGACTCCCGCGTGCATTCATCACAACACTAGTTCGAACGGAGGGGGACTGCCGGGAAACAACACAGATCGCGCGTGACCGGAGCAACAGCGCGACACGAACGCATGGGTGGGAGCGTAGGGGCGTCCTGATCAGGGCATGGTCAGCACATGGACTAGGCCATCCGATGCAGCCACGGCCAGTCGGCGGCCATCGGGGCTGAAGGCGAGGCTGGAAGCCCGAGTGTCGGGGGCGATGCGCTGTTGCGAAAGGGGTTCCTCGGATTGCGGGTCCCAGATGAGGAACTGGCCGCTGTAACCGACAGAAACCAGACGTGTTCCGTCGGGTGACCAGGCCAGCGCATAAACGTCGTCCGTGTGGCCTCGAAGGACCCGTTGCACCGAGCCGTCCTCCACGTTCCAGAGGCGAAGGGTCTTGTCCACCGATCCGCTGGCCAGTGTCGAGCCGTCGGGGCTGAAGGCAAGGCAGTAGATTGCGGCCTCGTGCCCCTCGGCCTTCAGGGGTTCGGCCTCGGCGTCAGAGGTCCAGAACTTGATCAGGCCATCATCTCCTGCCGAGGCGAGCAGATCGGCCGACGGATGAAAGGCGACGGCATAGACGATTGCCGCGTGAGCCTCGGCGATGGTCCGGGAAGCCTCGCCGGTTTCGACGTTCCAGAGGCGGACCGACTTGTCGGCCCCCGCGGTGGCGATCCGGCTGCCATCAGGAGCGAAGGCGACGGCATAAACCTGCCCCTCGTGCCCGGTCAGTGTGACCAGGGGCTCAACCGGGGAGTCGGTCTCCAGGTCAGGCATTGGCCAGATCTTGGCGAGCTTGTCCTGTCCTCCAGTGGCGATTTTCGAGCCGTCCGGGCTCGTTGAGACACAGAGGGCAAGGTCTTCGTGGGCTGGGATCACCGCGCGTTGTTCGAGCGTCTCGGCGTCCCAGAGTCGCAGGGTCTTGTCGAAGCCAACCGAGAGAAGAGTGTTGCCATCGGGGCTCCAGCAGACCGCATAGGGTTGCTCCTCATGTCCTTTCAAAGTCCCGACCGGTTCCGCCTGGCGGCTTAAGGCGGGAGTGGCCAGCACCAATACGGCAAGGGGGGAGAGGACACGGTGGAGGTGTCTCATGGCGAGGCTCCGGGGATCGGTTCAGGGAGGGACGATCTGAGCGCCTTCAAGGCTCCCGGATCGGGCAAGGGAGGGATCGACGGACCGGAGGCAACTTCTCGTTGTCGAAGAACCTGCGAAATCGGCCAGTCTGTTTCGGCCGAACATAGACGGGCCGGAGCATCGGTGCAACGGATCGCCCCGGGAGAACGCGGGATTCCCCGCGGCTCTCCACCTTGCGGCACTCGGGTCAACGAGTCGGGGAAGGATTCAGGCAACACCCCGTCGCGAATCCGGCTGACGAGGGAGCAGCCTGGTGCTAAACTCGTACGACAATATGGGCTAATCCCGAAGACTTCCCTTTCCGGGGCCAGGGTGAATCCTGGAATCGATCGAACGGGTTCGAGACTCATGCCCGAACGCTCCTGGCTTGCCCTGTCCGACGGAACCGGTGATGTGCCCCATTCGAGTCGAGGGAACCGAAATCGTTTGAGCAATCGGGTGCGGTTCACCGAAGGTCGACTGCGAGGCGAACCGCGGGCTGATACCGCGAGACCTCCCGAAGGAACGAAGGTGGCCCGAGCCCCCGGGATCGGCTCAACCCGTTACGAACCTCCCTTGTCGGCGATCGGCCCCTTGTTCCTGCGTCGTCTGGAGCGCATTCACCCGCCTTCCGTTGACTTCGTGCTGGACATTAACCCCCGAGCGACGGCCAGGGTTCTCGGAGGCTATTACCGCCGCCGCCGTTTGATCCGAATCTACACGCACGATCGGGAGTCGGGGCGGCGATCGCTGGAGGAACTGTTTGACACATTCCTGCACGAGGTTGCCCACCATCTTGAGTACACCGAGCCCCAGCGCTTCAATGCCCGAACCTGCGAACGGGTTCCCGGCACCATGCACAGCGACCTTTTCTGGAGGATCCTCGGCGAGCTCAAGACGCGATGGGTC is a window from the Tautonia rosea genome containing:
- a CDS encoding PilZ domain-containing protein: MGIRLLTNEETRRSDPNHPYNGMDRRRATRFDAVEDRVWLGWWDGEVFQTLGALLLDISRTGAAVICPDGPSETMDAWFCVVGPSVSGGARARVVGREPIPERPDQIRLRLEFQPTCPEDLYLVALGMISTDWIAASQGSALAQVGSK
- a CDS encoding WD40 repeat domain-containing protein, which produces MRHLHRVLSPLAVLVLATPALSRQAEPVGTLKGHEEQPYAVCWSPDGNTLLSVGFDKTLRLWDAETLEQRAVIPAHEDLALCVSTSPDGSKIATGGQDKLAKIWPMPDLETDSPVEPLVTLTGHEGQVYAVAFAPDGSRIATAGADKSVRLWNVETGEASRTIAEAHAAIVYAVAFHPSADLLASAGDDGLIKFWTSDAEAEPLKAEGHEAAIYCLAFSPDGSTLASGSVDKTLRLWNVEDGSVQRVLRGHTDDVYALAWSPDGTRLVSVGYSGQFLIWDPQSEEPLSQQRIAPDTRASSLAFSPDGRRLAVAASDGLVHVLTMP